Proteins found in one Hypericibacter terrae genomic segment:
- a CDS encoding SDR family NAD(P)-dependent oxidoreductase has product MPTLAGKTAVVTGAGSGLGRAVAQKLASEGTAGLVLIDRDKEGLAATREAIAAPRSCDVQSRCLDVTDSAALAEAARKADAAFGGVDIVVCAAGIIGPFGKIVDCSEEDWLKVFAVNVHGTFLTVKHFIPLLRKRGGGSIVNFSSTAGLVGDPLLGPYSASKGAVTLMTRSLARNHAAENIRVNCVCPGSIDTPMLQSVFEDLGDPAARAQREQEFIAFHPLGRFGKPAEVADAVLYLAGPASSFVTGVSLPVDGGSIA; this is encoded by the coding sequence ATGCCAACACTCGCCGGGAAGACGGCCGTCGTCACGGGCGCAGGCTCGGGCCTCGGCCGCGCCGTGGCCCAGAAATTGGCCAGCGAGGGCACGGCCGGGCTGGTCCTGATCGACCGCGACAAGGAAGGGCTGGCGGCGACACGCGAAGCGATCGCGGCACCACGGTCCTGCGACGTGCAATCGCGCTGCCTCGACGTCACCGACAGCGCGGCGCTGGCCGAGGCGGCCCGCAAGGCCGACGCGGCCTTCGGCGGCGTCGATATCGTCGTCTGCGCCGCCGGCATCATCGGCCCCTTCGGCAAGATCGTGGATTGCTCCGAGGAGGACTGGCTCAAGGTCTTCGCCGTCAATGTCCATGGCACCTTCCTGACGGTGAAGCATTTCATTCCGCTGCTGCGCAAGCGGGGCGGGGGCAGCATCGTCAATTTCTCCTCGACGGCGGGGCTGGTGGGCGATCCGCTCCTCGGGCCCTATTCGGCCTCGAAGGGCGCGGTCACGCTCATGACGCGCTCGCTCGCGCGCAACCATGCGGCCGAGAACATCCGGGTCAATTGCGTCTGCCCGGGCTCGATCGACACGCCGATGCTGCAATCGGTGTTCGAGGATCTGGGCGATCCGGCGGCGCGCGCCCAACGCGAGCAAGAGTTCATCGCGTTCCACCCGCTGGGGCGCTTCGGAAAACCGGCCGAAGTCGCCGATGCCGTGCTCTATCTCGCCGGACCCGCCTCCTCCTTCGTCACCGGCGTCAGCCTGCCGGTCGATGGCGGCTCGATCGCCTGA
- a CDS encoding M1 family metallopeptidase yields MAQTELPRNVRPIHYAVEIEPRAATLTFRGRVVITLTVEAPTSTVILNGLDLELFSAMLSGSGQAFSGTWSADAGRQQITITLDREVPPGRYDLAIDYKGKINETAMGLFVTRYDTPAGRRQMLLTQFEAVAARRFLPCWDEPAHKATFTISVVVAATETAVSNMPIDRIDRSEAGLHYIRFQKSPSMSTYLLFLGIGDLERLVTQADGVEIAVIARRGSAYKGQFALDSAVELLGYLNDYFGIPYPLPKLDLIAAPGAGGFAAMENWGAILYFEKVLLLDPALSSESDRQRVFVVIAHEMAHMWFGDLVTMSWWDELWLNEGFASWMENKATDRFHPEWSMWLQSESARQRAMRQDAKGTTHPVVQPVASGDQADQAFDDITYRKGQAVIRMLESHVGETVFREGVRDYMRRHAYGNTVTDDLWSAIEAAGGRNIKTIADDFTLQPGVPLISVERAQPKTGSVEIALAQGRFGVDDASRQPLVWHAPVSAASVGDGHPPRKTLVTGDKPVTLEIEGGLPVKINMGQAAYFRSRYAADAFATLADKFAVLPAVDQLGLLYDAWALGEAGLMPMPAYLDLTRRTSADADTVIWRQIVETLLSIDALYAGLPGRAALQSYAIRILTPVFARIGWGRRPGEADNVAVLREDLIGALGRLRDRDVVAEARRRFQDSVAHPEDPKVLPAAIRQAVLRAVAFDADAALYEALLGLAKSAADPIAKDQYFLALALSREPALARRTLDLALSGDPPKTTSPAMIARVAIDNTGLAWSFVLAHPDEVNARLDALQRHNFVPSLAASSTDPALLPALRKFIDEHVPAANRKQVERYYADLDFRLSVRARRLPEIDEWLRTNG; encoded by the coding sequence ATGGCACAGACGGAACTTCCTCGGAATGTCAGGCCCATCCACTACGCGGTCGAGATCGAGCCGCGCGCGGCGACGCTGACCTTCAGAGGACGGGTGGTGATCACGCTCACCGTCGAGGCGCCGACCTCGACGGTGATTCTGAACGGCTTGGATCTGGAGCTCTTCTCGGCCATGCTGAGCGGCAGTGGCCAGGCGTTTTCCGGCACATGGAGTGCCGACGCGGGCCGCCAGCAGATCACCATCACGCTCGACCGGGAAGTCCCGCCGGGGCGCTACGATCTCGCCATCGACTACAAGGGCAAGATCAACGAAACCGCCATGGGCCTGTTCGTCACGCGCTATGACACGCCCGCCGGCCGGCGCCAGATGCTCCTGACCCAGTTCGAAGCGGTGGCGGCGCGGCGGTTCCTGCCCTGCTGGGACGAGCCCGCGCACAAGGCGACCTTCACGATCAGCGTGGTGGTCGCGGCGACGGAGACCGCCGTCTCCAACATGCCCATCGACCGGATCGACCGTTCCGAGGCGGGGCTTCACTATATCCGCTTCCAGAAAAGCCCCTCGATGTCGACCTATCTCCTGTTTCTCGGCATCGGCGATCTGGAGCGGCTGGTGACCCAGGCCGATGGCGTCGAGATCGCCGTCATCGCGCGGCGCGGCAGCGCCTATAAGGGACAGTTCGCCCTGGACAGCGCCGTCGAACTGCTTGGCTATTTAAACGATTATTTCGGCATTCCCTATCCGCTGCCGAAGCTGGATCTGATCGCGGCACCCGGGGCCGGCGGTTTCGCCGCCATGGAGAACTGGGGCGCCATCCTCTATTTCGAAAAGGTCCTGCTGCTCGATCCGGCCTTGTCGAGCGAGTCCGACCGGCAACGCGTGTTCGTCGTCATTGCCCATGAGATGGCGCATATGTGGTTCGGCGATCTCGTGACCATGAGCTGGTGGGACGAGCTCTGGCTCAACGAGGGCTTCGCCTCCTGGATGGAGAACAAGGCCACCGACCGCTTCCATCCGGAATGGTCGATGTGGCTCCAGTCCGAATCCGCGCGCCAGCGGGCGATGCGGCAGGATGCGAAGGGCACGACCCATCCCGTCGTGCAGCCCGTCGCCAGCGGCGACCAGGCCGATCAGGCCTTCGACGACATCACCTACCGCAAGGGCCAGGCCGTCATCCGGATGCTGGAAAGCCATGTGGGCGAGACGGTCTTCAGGGAGGGCGTTCGCGACTATATGCGGCGCCATGCCTACGGGAACACCGTCACCGACGATCTCTGGTCGGCGATCGAGGCCGCCGGTGGACGGAACATCAAGACGATCGCGGACGACTTCACCTTGCAGCCCGGCGTCCCCTTGATCAGCGTCGAACGGGCGCAGCCGAAGACGGGCTCTGTGGAGATCGCCCTGGCTCAGGGCCGCTTCGGGGTGGATGATGCGTCGCGCCAGCCCCTGGTCTGGCACGCGCCCGTCTCGGCCGCCTCGGTCGGTGACGGCCATCCGCCGCGCAAGACCCTCGTCACGGGCGACAAGCCCGTCACCCTCGAGATCGAGGGCGGCCTGCCGGTGAAGATCAATATGGGCCAGGCCGCCTATTTCCGGAGCCGGTATGCGGCGGACGCGTTCGCCACCCTTGCGGACAAGTTCGCCGTTCTGCCGGCCGTGGACCAGCTCGGATTGCTCTACGACGCCTGGGCCCTCGGGGAGGCCGGTCTCATGCCGATGCCGGCCTATCTGGACCTGACGCGCCGGACGAGCGCCGACGCCGACACGGTCATCTGGCGGCAGATCGTCGAGACCCTGTTGTCGATCGATGCGCTCTATGCCGGCCTGCCGGGACGCGCCGCGCTGCAATCCTACGCCATCCGGATCCTGACGCCGGTCTTCGCCCGGATCGGGTGGGGCCGCCGCCCGGGAGAGGCCGACAATGTCGCCGTTCTGCGGGAGGATCTCATCGGCGCCCTCGGCCGGCTCCGCGACCGGGATGTCGTCGCCGAAGCGCGGCGGCGTTTTCAGGATTCCGTCGCTCATCCGGAGGATCCGAAGGTCCTGCCCGCGGCCATCCGGCAAGCTGTCCTGCGCGCCGTCGCCTTCGATGCCGATGCGGCCCTCTATGAGGCGCTGCTCGGTCTGGCGAAGAGTGCCGCCGACCCGATCGCCAAGGATCAGTATTTTCTCGCCCTCGCCTTGAGCCGGGAACCGGCTCTGGCGCGGCGAACCCTCGACCTGGCCTTGAGCGGCGATCCGCCGAAGACAACCAGCCCCGCCATGATCGCCCGTGTCGCCATCGACAATACCGGCCTGGCCTGGAGCTTCGTGCTCGCGCATCCGGACGAGGTGAATGCCCGGCTCGACGCGCTGCAGCGGCATAATTTCGTGCCGTCGCTGGCGGCATCGTCCACCGATCCGGCGCTGCTGCCGGCGCTGCGAAAATTCATCGACGAGCATGTGCCGGCGGCCAACAGGAAGCAGGTGGAACGGTACTACGCCGATCTGGATTTCCGGCTGTCCGTCAGGGCCCGGCGGCTGCCGGAAATCGACGAGTGGCTCCGGACAAACGGTTAG
- a CDS encoding AsmA family protein, protein MRRFVKIAAWTAGTLVLLVGLAAGAVYVFATSDYVRAQVENHANALYGRETKVGSIAVDWGWVTHIHLVDVQLSNTDWGKADHMLKAERVDIDIRLWPLTRGDFELPRLALQKPDIALERNAEGKSNWSPEESPVAGNVAQAVQPERRSETPLIDQLEIVDGHVSYIDQKRKLDLEGAIQTAQGAVGSNPQAELTLKGKLEGQLLTLHFVGGSALMLRDTKIPYPVDLDVVYGNTKLKAQGTVQDPFEFSGANLKLSLSGQNLADIFPLLGIPGPPTPPYKISGQLTRDGDIWKVADVKLHSGATDLLGDVTIDQSGKPPHLTAHLVSPDLHFADLAPLIGASPDKKPDAKAGLFPDVPLDLARMKEMDMDVTLDARKVTAASFVPVDSFKARIQITNGRVAVKPLTAAFGGGTMTGEMTLDGQANPPKLRTNLQFQKVELATFFKGTPFFDTTKAQLQGRIVLAGSGRSLADVMDTADGDIVVTMDGGWVSGLMVSLAGLQLGDALILYVTGDNTIPIRCALAHVNLNHGAITFDKTLLDTKKSVLRIEGQADLETQAIDVKIEADPKEFDLLDLHAPVLIKGTMSNPKISIDRDIPIPMPEFGGAKDLDCPRLTDELFGGKS, encoded by the coding sequence ATGAGACGTTTCGTCAAGATCGCGGCCTGGACAGCCGGCACCTTGGTCCTGCTTGTGGGGCTGGCAGCAGGGGCCGTCTACGTCTTCGCGACCTCCGATTATGTCCGCGCCCAGGTCGAGAACCATGCCAACGCCCTTTATGGCCGCGAGACCAAGGTCGGCAGCATCGCGGTCGATTGGGGCTGGGTCACGCATATCCATCTGGTCGACGTCCAGCTGTCGAATACCGACTGGGGCAAGGCCGATCACATGCTCAAGGCCGAGCGGGTCGACATCGACATTCGTCTCTGGCCGCTGACCCGGGGCGATTTCGAGCTGCCGCGGCTGGCGCTGCAGAAACCCGACATCGCGCTCGAACGCAACGCCGAGGGCAAATCGAACTGGAGCCCCGAAGAGAGCCCGGTCGCCGGCAATGTGGCGCAGGCGGTCCAGCCGGAGCGGCGCAGCGAGACGCCGTTGATCGACCAGCTCGAAATCGTCGATGGCCATGTCAGCTATATCGATCAGAAGCGCAAGCTCGATCTCGAAGGCGCGATCCAGACCGCGCAGGGTGCGGTCGGCAGCAATCCGCAGGCCGAGCTGACGCTCAAGGGCAAGCTCGAGGGCCAGCTTCTGACCCTCCATTTCGTCGGCGGTTCGGCGCTGATGCTGCGCGACACCAAGATTCCTTATCCGGTCGATCTCGACGTGGTCTATGGCAACACCAAGCTGAAGGCCCAGGGCACGGTGCAGGATCCCTTCGAGTTCAGCGGTGCCAACCTCAAGCTCTCGCTCTCCGGGCAGAATCTCGCCGATATCTTTCCGCTGCTGGGGATTCCCGGCCCACCGACGCCGCCCTACAAAATTTCAGGTCAGCTCACCCGGGACGGCGACATCTGGAAGGTTGCGGATGTGAAACTGCACTCGGGCGCCACTGATCTTCTCGGCGACGTCACCATCGACCAAAGCGGCAAGCCGCCGCACCTGACCGCGCATCTGGTCTCGCCGGACCTGCACTTTGCCGACCTTGCCCCCTTGATCGGCGCGTCGCCGGACAAGAAGCCCGACGCCAAGGCGGGCCTCTTCCCCGACGTCCCGCTCGATCTCGCCCGCATGAAAGAGATGGACATGGATGTCACGCTCGACGCCAGGAAGGTGACGGCGGCCTCGTTCGTGCCGGTGGATTCGTTCAAGGCCCGGATCCAGATCACGAACGGTCGGGTGGCGGTAAAACCCCTGACGGCTGCCTTCGGCGGCGGCACCATGACGGGAGAGATGACCCTCGACGGCCAGGCCAACCCGCCCAAGCTGCGCACGAATCTGCAGTTCCAGAAGGTCGAGCTCGCCACTTTCTTCAAGGGCACCCCCTTCTTCGACACCACCAAGGCCCAACTCCAGGGCCGCATCGTTCTCGCCGGCAGTGGCCGGTCGCTCGCCGATGTGATGGACACGGCCGACGGAGATATCGTGGTGACGATGGACGGAGGCTGGGTCAGCGGACTCATGGTGAGCCTGGCCGGCCTCCAGCTCGGCGACGCGCTGATCCTCTATGTCACCGGCGACAACACGATTCCCATCCGCTGTGCGCTGGCGCATGTGAACCTGAATCACGGCGCCATCACGTTCGACAAGACGCTGCTGGACACGAAGAAATCGGTGCTTCGCATCGAGGGGCAGGCCGATCTCGAGACCCAGGCCATCGACGTCAAGATCGAGGCCGATCCGAAGGAATTCGACCTGCTCGACCTGCATGCGCCGGTCCTGATCAAGGGCACGATGAGCAACCCGAAGATCTCGATCGACCGCGACATCCCGATCCCCATGCCCGAGTTCGGCGGCGCCAAGGACCTGGACTGCCCTCGACTGACCGATGAACTCTTCGGCGGCAAGTCCTAG
- a CDS encoding CBS domain-containing protein, producing MTTRRISEMVHHKHPVTLPASASVRDACRHMHQRRVGAVLVVDPEQRLLGIFTGRDAVGLLARAHDPADTPLSEVMTSNPSTISSRHTAVDALRLMEDGGFRHLPVVEDGKVVSIISRGDFRGLEEARLDVETGLWERI from the coding sequence ATGACGACGCGCAGAATCTCGGAAATGGTCCACCACAAGCACCCCGTGACGCTGCCCGCGAGTGCGAGTGTCCGCGACGCCTGCCGGCATATGCATCAGCGCCGCGTGGGCGCCGTACTGGTCGTGGACCCCGAGCAGCGCCTGCTCGGAATATTCACCGGACGGGACGCCGTCGGTCTCCTGGCCCGCGCCCACGATCCCGCCGACACGCCGCTCTCGGAGGTCATGACGTCGAATCCGAGCACGATCTCGTCCCGGCATACGGCCGTCGACGCGCTGCGCCTGATGGAAGACGGCGGTTTCCGGCATCTGCCGGTCGTCGAGGACGGCAAGGTCGTCAGCATCATCTCCCGGGGCGACTTTCGCGGCCTCGAGGAGGCCCGCCTCGATGTGGAAACCGGGCTCTGGGAGCGAATCTAG